Within the Enterobacter roggenkampii genome, the region TGTTTAATCGTGCCGTTTATCTTTTTCCTGCGCCGCAAGCTGGAGGAGACGGAAGAGTTCAGCGCGCGTCGTCAGCACCTGGAGATGCGCCAGGTCTTTAAAACGCTGCTCGCGAACTGGCAGGTAGTGGTCGCGGGCATGCTGATGGTGGCGATGACCACCACGGCCTTTTATCTGATCACCGTTTATGCGCCCACCTTTGGTAAAAAGGTGCTGATGCTGAGCGCGTCGGACAGCCTGCTGGTTACGCTGCTGGTGGCGATCTCTAACTTCGTCTGGCTGCCGGTGGGCGGTGCCCTGTCGGACCGTTTTGGCCGCAAGCCGGTGCTGATTGCCATGACCCTGCTGGCGCTGGCGACCAGCTACCCGGCCCTGACGCTGCTGGCGAACGCGCCCAGCTTCTCGATGATGCTGAGCGTGCTGCTGTGGCTCTCCTTCCTCTACGGCCTCTATAACGGCGCGATGATCCCGGCGCTGACGGAAATTATGCCTGCTGAAGTCCGCGTAGCAGGGTTCTCTCTGGCTTACAGCCTGGCAACGGCGGTGTTCGGTGGCTTTACCCCGGTGATGTCCACCGCGCTGATTGAATACACCGGTGACAAAGCCTCGCCGGGCTACTGGATGAGCTTCGCTGCGGTATGTGCCCTGCTGGCAACGCTCTACCTCTACCGCCGTCGTGCGATGTCGCTGCAAAATACCGTCAAGTCACAGGGGGCCGCATGAAACGCACGTCTCGCTATACCACCAGCGCGCTGGTGCTGACGTTCCTGAGCGTCAATGCCTTTGCCCAGGACGTGAAGGTGATGATCTCAGGCGGTTTTAAAGCCGCCCTTGAAAAGCTGGCCCCGGAATATGAACAACGGACCGGGGATAAAATTGTGATCATCCCCGGTCCCTCAATGGGCAATACGCCGCAGGCGATCCCAAACCGACTGGCGCGCGGCGAGAAGGCCGACGTGGTGATTATGGTGGGCGATGCGCTGGAGAAGCTCGAAAAGGCCAGTCAGACCCGGCCGGGTTCGCGAACGGAACTTGCGGACTCTCCCGTTGGCATGGTGGTAAAAAAAGGAGCGGATATACCGGACATCAGCAGCGACGCGAAACTGCGTGAAACGCTGCTGCAGGCCAGCTCCATCGCCTACTCTGACAGCGCCAGCGGCAGGTACGTCAGCCAGGGGCTGTTCAAAAAGCTGGGCATTGAAAAGGAGGTCGCCGATAAAGCGACAATGGTCGAGCGCATTCC harbors:
- a CDS encoding MFS transporter, with product MFSSTSPATVRSKAGAILRVTSGNFLEQFDFFLFGFYATYIAHTFFPASSEFASLMMTFAVFGAGFLMRPIGAIVLGAYIDKVGRRKGLIVTLSIMAAGTFLIVLIPSYQSIGLWAPLLVLTGRLLQGFSAGAELGGVSVYLAEIATPGRKGFYTSWQSGSQQVAIMVAAAMGFALNAVLEESAIREWGWRIPFLFGCLIVPFIFFLRRKLEETEEFSARRQHLEMRQVFKTLLANWQVVVAGMLMVAMTTTAFYLITVYAPTFGKKVLMLSASDSLLVTLLVAISNFVWLPVGGALSDRFGRKPVLIAMTLLALATSYPALTLLANAPSFSMMLSVLLWLSFLYGLYNGAMIPALTEIMPAEVRVAGFSLAYSLATAVFGGFTPVMSTALIEYTGDKASPGYWMSFAAVCALLATLYLYRRRAMSLQNTVKSQGAA
- a CDS encoding substrate-binding domain-containing protein, translating into MKRTSRYTTSALVLTFLSVNAFAQDVKVMISGGFKAALEKLAPEYEQRTGDKIVIIPGPSMGNTPQAIPNRLARGEKADVVIMVGDALEKLEKASQTRPGSRTELADSPVGMVVKKGADIPDISSDAKLRETLLQASSIAYSDSASGRYVSQGLFKKLGIEKEVADKATMVERIPVASEVAKGKYAVGFQQVSELLPVQGVTFVGKIPDNVQYITRFAGAVTRHAEHPDEGKALLTYLASPPSRAVIEKTGMIPVTSGDTAR